In Octopus sinensis unplaced genomic scaffold, ASM634580v1 Contig12956, whole genome shotgun sequence, the genomic window GGCGGAGTTCGCCCCATTGCTATCGGAAACATTTTCCGAAGGATTGCTTCCAAGATAGCAAGCAAGGCAGGCTCTGGGGAACTTCTATCGTACTTCGTACCAACACAGCTCGGAGTTGGTGTCCGAGGAGGCGCTGAGGCCGGGATCCATGCTCTACGTgagtttgttttttcttccacGGATTCCCAACGAATTCTGGCCAAGATCGACTTAAAGAATGCATTCAATTCTGTTAGAAGCGACTGTATTCTTGAAGCTTGCGCCAAAAAAATTCCGCACATCCTACCGATTGTCAATTTGGCATACTCCAAGCCTTCCGCGCTTGTATTCGGAACAACAATACTTGATTCTGCCAATGGAGTTCAACAAGGTGACCCTCTAGGTTCTCTTTTATTCTCCCTCGCAATTCACCAAACAACGAGATCGTGTAAAAATGATCTTAACATGTGGTATTTGGATGATGGAGTAATTGGAGGAACCCCCGAAGGCATCTTGGAAACGCTGAAGtctcttgtttttaattttggagCGCTTGGGCTTGAATTCAACTGCGGCAAATGCGAAATTGTGAATGTCAACACGGACGAACTTTCCTTTCGTAAGTGGATGACCGAATTCAACAAACTGCTACCTGGATGCACCTTCCCCCTCAAAGAAGACTTGATTTTTCTTGGATCTCCTATTTTTGAAAGTGGTATCAAAGCTGTTATGAAGGCTAAAATTTCggaattttcctttctctctgaaAAATTACGTTGTGTGGATAGCCACATTGGGCTCTTTTTAATGAGGAACTGTCTATCTATTCCGAAGTTAACATATTTTTTGGGGACGGCCCAATGCTATCAGGAAACAGATCTTCTCGAAGACTATTCTGAGCATATGAGAGCTTGCACAGAGGACATCCTCAACGTTAGCTTCGATACGCAGTCGTGGAGACAGGCGACTCTTCCAATTTCCCTGGGAGGGATCGGCTTGATCACCCCGGCAGATTCAGCGCACGGCGCATATTTTTCCTCAGTACTCTCGTCCAGAGATATGATCGACACTGTTCTTTCTCAAATAAACGAACAGAGGAAATCATTTGCTGTGGATGATTGCGTCGCCGTATGGGAAAAGCTGGGATTGCCATTGCCATCTGATGTGACCTGCCAATCGGAGTGGACGTCGAAAATCCACGCCAATACGTTTTCATGCCTAAAGGAAACCATGGACCATAGAAGGTTGGCTTGTTTACAAGCGGGCAGCCAGCCCCTAAGCGGCGCGTGGCTAAACTGTTACCCTTGTAATACAACTGGCTGCCTTCTTAATGATGAAGCTGTAAGAAT contains:
- the LOC115229508 gene encoding uncharacterized protein LOC115229508 — translated: MIICNKNKHALPVSDAEDFLRYLSALRRCRYIPVRIPKAVRLLAAESLATLIGNATKKHSDALSWAKLFLFPVYALGVPIQQQRDGQSLAKVLKAQIGEFMSNFESVLCPPTEGTHKVEIRPSKASEAERIRRLVRTKLMEGDVKAAVRTISSDLGTLPYSTATVSALKAKHPSAPEDFREFHLPNVMPLVASAPDVSDSLKSFRRSSSGGVDGLRPGHVRDLICRLSGENNTTLLKKIVELSNKILSGDLCSFARELIFSSCLTALKKADGGVRPIAIGNIFRRIASKIASKAGSGELLSYFVPTQLGVGVRGGAEAGIHALREFVFSSTDSQRILAKIDLKNAFNSVRSDCILEACAKKIPHILPIVNLAYSKPSALVFGTTILDSANGVQQGDPLGSLLFSLAIHQTTRSCKNDLNMWYLDDGVIGGTPEGILETLKSLVFNFGALGLEFNCGKCEIVNVNTDELSFRKWMTEFNKLLPGCTFPLKEDLIFLGSPIFESGIKAVMKAKISEFSFLSEKLRCVDSHIGLFLMRNCLSIPKLTYFLGTAQCYQETDLLEDYSEHMRACTEDILNVSFDTQSWRQATLPISLGGIGLITPADSAHGAYFSSVLSSRDMIDTVLSQINEQRKSFAVDDCVAVWEKLGLPLPSDVTCQSEWTSKIHANTFSCLKETMDHRRLACLQAGSQPLSGAWLNCYPCNTTGCLLNDEAVRIGVCLRLGLRVYEKP